In one Mycobacteroides chelonae genomic region, the following are encoded:
- a CDS encoding class I SAM-dependent methyltransferase codes for MSANSRRLDRRASFTAQSCAAQRAAETMQSPRRRLLNDPYSRYFIRSPLLRACLIHPLVARGFIGVLKSVFGAAGHFFLVLRVRYTDDVLKKAIDDGVDQLVLLGAGFDTTTLRRVAHGPIKIFEVDAPTTQADKRAVMERLQLTDSSDEIVWVPCDFEHDVLRERLLASGFDPTRPSLFVWLGVTAYLTQDALDATLADLATVCAPGSLLVFDYLDTSVVTGGDNKSVRARLWTEAAARFGEPYLTGLTAADADALLASHGFQCRQHLTTLELLRHYAPAYASRSPADGRAAITTAQRT; via the coding sequence ATGAGTGCGAATAGTCGCCGTCTTGATCGCCGGGCGAGTTTTACCGCGCAATCCTGCGCCGCGCAACGCGCGGCCGAGACGATGCAATCACCCCGCCGGCGTCTCCTCAACGATCCCTACTCACGCTATTTCATCCGTAGCCCGCTATTACGTGCCTGTTTGATTCATCCGCTGGTGGCCCGCGGATTTATCGGGGTACTCAAATCGGTATTCGGCGCCGCAGGTCACTTCTTTTTGGTATTGCGGGTGCGCTATACCGATGACGTCCTCAAGAAAGCCATCGATGATGGCGTTGATCAACTCGTGCTCCTGGGCGCGGGGTTCGACACCACTACCTTGCGCCGCGTCGCGCACGGCCCGATCAAGATCTTCGAGGTCGACGCACCGACTACCCAGGCGGACAAACGAGCCGTCATGGAACGGCTCCAACTAACCGACAGCAGCGATGAAATCGTGTGGGTTCCTTGCGATTTCGAACATGACGTACTCCGCGAAAGGCTCCTCGCCAGCGGATTCGATCCCACCCGGCCAAGCCTGTTCGTCTGGCTCGGCGTGACCGCCTACCTCACCCAAGACGCGCTCGACGCGACACTTGCCGACCTCGCGACGGTCTGCGCGCCCGGAAGCCTGCTGGTTTTCGACTACCTGGACACCAGTGTCGTCACGGGCGGAGACAACAAGTCGGTGCGTGCCCGGCTATGGACCGAAGCGGCGGCACGGTTCGGCGAGCCGTACCTCACCGGTCTCACCGCGGCAGACGCCGACGCGCTGCTGGCCTCGCACGGATTCCAGTGCCGCCAGCACCTGACCACGCTCGAATTGCTGCGGCATTACGCACCGGCATACGCCAGTCGATCACCTGCCGACGGCCGGGCGGCGATCACCACAGCGCAGCGCACCTGA